The nucleotide window TGACGGGCGTCGATGGCCGCGAGCGCGCTGCTCTGCCCGGCTGCGTCCCGGCGCATGACCCGCACGATGTCGTCGACCACTTCAAGGTCTCTGGCTTCACTGGCCAGCCGCACCAGGTTCCAGCGCGTGCCGTCTGGAAGGCTGGGTTGGTCTCGCGCGGCGAGCGCCGCCGCCGGGTCCACCAGGATCAGGATGTCCATCCAGACGGCGATGGCAGCCGGGTCCTCCGGGTGGGCCGCCCGGAGCGCCTCGGCGCCCGCTCGCGCATCACTCGGCTGCGTGCGGGCCATCGCGGTCAGGTGTCGGGCATGGGCTCCGAAGTCGTCCGTGCCCTCGGCCACCAGCAGCGCGTCCAGGGCCACACGAAAGTCGGCGCTCACCCCGGCGCAAGCGCGGGCTCGCGCGACCGTTTCGGCGAGCGACTCCGCGTCCACGCTGGCGCGCCGGATGTGCTCGACGTCGGCGTCTCGGGCGAGCACTTCGCAGAGCGCAGGGGTGCCCGCGCCAGCATGCAACCGGTCCGCCTCGCGCACCTCGATCAAGGCTTGGTCGGGGCGTCCCATGCGGACGAGCCAGAGCGCCGCGAGCCGATGCGGCTCGGCCCACTCGGGTGCCAAGTACATGCTGCGGTTGAGCCAGCGGCCCGCACGCGGCGAGCCGCGCTCCGCGTACGCGTGACCGAGCGACGCCGTCAGCAGGCCGTCGGCGGGATGGAGCGTGGCGACTTCGCGCTCGATCTCCGCCAGCGCGGCGGTGGAGAGGGAGCCGGCCTGGAGCCGGGCACGCGTGGTCGCCGGGTCGTCCACGGGAAGGCGCACCACCAGCGCCGCGACGCCCAGCGCGGCCAGGGTGGCGATTCCCCACACGTAGTACGCGCTCTTGCGGGCCGCGTGTGCTCGCGTCCAGGCGATGCCGGCGCAGGCGGCGGCGGGCACGGCGACACCGGGGAGCTCCAGCGCGAAGTCGAAGAGATCGTGGAGGAAGAGCATGACGAGCACGCCCGCGCCGAGCGCCGCCGATGTCTGTGAGGTGCGCAGCGCGCTAAAAGTGCCGCGCGCGAACCAGGCGATGGCCAACACGGTGACCGGGATTCCGAACTCGGTGCCGTACTGGATGAGGATGTTCTCGGGGTGCGTGTAGCGGGCCAGGAACGTGGAGCGGTACATGAAGGCGGGTTCGAAGGCGCCTCGTCCCGCTCCCGCGATCCAGTGATCGAGCGCCAGCTCTCCCCCGCGACGCAGGAGGTCGAGCCGCTCGATGTCATTGAGGCCCTGCGTCTCGCGCACGCGGAAGAGCAGCAACCCGAGGCCGACCAGAGCGGCGATCACGAGCGCGCCGAGGACGAGCTTCTGCACGATCTCGACGCGTGCTCCGGCACGACGTGACAGCTGCACCGCGATGCCCGTGGCGATCAGCAGGCTGAGCGCGCCGCCGCGGGACGTAGTCAGGAGCGCGAGGCAAGCGGCCATGGTGGCAGCAAAGAGAGCCATGCTCTTGCGCGCGCCAGGCTCTTCTTGGATCCCGAGGCCCAGGCAGAGCAGGGTGGTCAGCGCTGCGAACGCGCTGAGGTGGTTCACGTTGATGATGGGCCCGAAGACACGCCCACCCACCACCGGCTGGTACACCCCGAAGACCGTGGTGGCTCCGAGCGCCGCGTGTCCCAGCGACACCACCACCACCACCGAGCAGGCGAGCGCGATGGCCCGCATGAACCCGCGCGGGCGCTGCCGCTCCACCAGCAGGCTCAGCGCCAGCACCGTGCAGATGACGTTCAACCCCAGCAACATGCTGAGGCGCGTGCGGCCTGGGTCACGCGAGAGGGGGACCCAAGAAGGCGCAGGGTCCCCCAGCATGGCAGCCACATGCAGCGCGTCGTCGGCGGCCAACGGCGAGAGCGCCTGCACCAGCGCGATGGGCAGGGGCACCGTCTGCAGCACGGTGACGGCCCCCAGCGCCAGCAGCGCAGCCATGCCCGGAGACCACGGCAGCGGCCGCGCTCGGTCGCTGAGGACCACCGCGAACAAGAGGATCACGCTCGAGACCGCGCTGGTGGCCAGCCCCCACGAGAAGGCCCCAGCCAGCATCAGCGGCGCGAGCGCTACGTGCACGCCCACGAGCACCTTGGCCCACAGCTGCGGCGGGGGCTCGAGCGAGCGTCGGCGTCGGCGAGCCCGGGTTCGCTGACGGCGCTCTCGAATGCTCGAAGGCGCGGCTGTGGTCTCACTCGACATTCGGCTGGCAGGGTCCCGGCGCGAGGGTAGCAGGGCGGGGCCGCTCCGCACGATGCGTTTGCCTCGGCCGCCTGCTAGAAGACCCGCCGTGCGCCCGCGTCTCCTGATGGTCATCGCCGAGGACTGGTACTTCTGGTCCCACAGGCTCCACATCGCTCAGGCAGCCCAGCGCGCGGGCTACGACGTCGGGCTCGCCACCGCGCAGGGTGACCTGCAGCCTCGGATCGAAGCCGAGGGCTTCCGCTATTTCCCCATTCGCCTCGATCGCGGCAGCACCAATCCGCTGGCCGAGGCGCGCTCGGTGGCCAGCGTGACCGCGGTGATGGTCCGTTTCCGCCCTGACGTGGTGCACCTGGTGGCCCACAAGCTGGTGCTCTACGGGTCCATCGCCGCCGCGCTCACGCGGGCGCCCGCGGTGGTCTGCGCGGTGGCCGGCATGGGCTACCTGTTCATGGGGGATGGGCTCAAGCGTCAGGTCCTGCGCGGCGTGGTGCAGCAGGCCTACGGGGGTCTCGTGAAGCGCGGTGGCCGCGTGAGCGTGATCCTGCAGAACCCCGACGACCAGCGCGAACTCGCCGCCGCCGGCATGATCGACCCGGCGCAGGTCACCATGATCTGCGGGTCGGGCGTGGACACCGAGCGCTTCGCGCCCGCGCCAGAGCCAGGCGGCGTGCCCATCGTCATGACGCACAGCCGCATGCTGGTGGACAAGGGCATCGGAGAGATCGCCGAGGCGGCCCGCATCTTGCGCGACCGAGGGGTGCCGGTGCGCTTCCGGTTGGTGGGAGACCCCGACGCGCAGAACCCCAGCACCATCCCGCCCGAGACGCTGCGTGCCTGGCACGACGAAGGCCTGGTAGAGCACCTGGGGCGCCGCGCAGACATCCCGGAGCAGCTCGCCGCCTGCCACATCGCCTGCTTGCCCAGCTATCGCGAGGGCGCGCCGCTGTCGCTGATCGAGGCCGCAGCGGCCGGCCGGCCCATCGTGAGCGCCGACGTGCCGGGCTGCCGCGAGATCGTGCGCGACGGAGACAACGGCTACTTGGTCCCCGTGCGCGATGGTCTCGCCCTGGCCATCGCCATCGAGAAGCTGGTCACGGACCCGGCGCTGCGTCAGCGCATGGGGCAGCGCAGCCGTGAGCGCGCCCTCGCGGAGTGGTCACGCGCGCACGTGGCCGAGGCCACGCTGCAGGTCTACGCCGCCCAGCTGGGGCGTCACCCGCGTGGGCGGAGCGCGCTGCGCAGGCTGTCCACCACGTAGCCCTGCTCGTCTTCGCGCAGGGCGGCAAAGATGGGGAGCGCCAGGCTGGTGGCCGCGGCTTCGTCGGCCACGGGGCACACGGCGCCAGCCGCCACATCCGCGAAGCAAACCTGCCGGTGCAGCGGGATGGGGTAGTAGATGGCCGTGCCGACGCCGGCCTGGGAGAGTGACCGCTGCACGTGATCACGCGTGACGCGGTCGGGAAAGCGCACCACGTACTGGTTGTAGGTGTGCTCCGGGTGGGCCGGCGGGAGACGCAGCTCGGACAGCGCTGCGAAGGCCTCGGCGTAGCGCGCGGCGTTCTGCCGCCGGCCAGCGAGCTCGGCCTCCACCAACGGCAGCTTCACGTGCAGCAGCGCGGCCTGGAGCGCGTCCAGGCGAAAGTTCCCGCCCACCACGGCGTGGTGGTACTTCGGCTCGCTGCCGTGCGCGCGCAGGATGCGCAGGCGCTCTGCCATGGCCGGGTCGCGCGTGGTGACCAGGCCGCCATCGCCGAAGCCACCCAGGTTCTTGCTGGGGAAGAACGAGTGCGCGCCGGCCGTCTCGATGCTGCCCACGGGGCGCCCGCCGTAGCGTGCCAAGAACGACTGCGCGGCGTCCTCGAGGATGGGTAGCTCGCCCGCCACGGAGCGCAGCCCCGCGAGATCCGCGGCCAGCCCGAAGAGGTGCACCGGGATGATGGCGCGCGTGCGCGCGGTGATCAGGCGTGAGACCTGAGCCGGGTCGAGGTTGAGCGTGTCCACGCACGAGTCGGCGAACACGGGCGTTCCGCCCAGGCGCGAGACCGCACCCGCCGTGGCGAAGAACGTGTAGCTGGGGACGATGACCTCGTCGCCGGGCCCGATGCCCAGCGCCATGAGCAGCATCAGGATGGCGTCCGAGCCGTTGGACACGCCGAGCGCGTGCGGCACCTCGAGCACGCGCTCGCAGTCCCGCTCGAACGCGCTGACGGCGGGGCCCAGGATGTATTCGCCGCTGCGCAGCACCTCGATGGCGCGGGCCTCGAGGCGCGCCTGCAGGTCCGCGGGGATGCGGGTGACGTCCAGGAGCGGGACCTTCACGCCTCGCCCTCGCCGCGCTCCGTGATGGCGCCCGGCTTCCAGTCGTCGTGCGCTCGCTCGCCGCGCGCCAGGTGTTCGGGCAAGGGGGCGTCCTCGTGAAGGTCCAGGCAGCGCACGCCGCTGGTCTCGTCCACGTAGCGCAGGCCCGACTCGGGGCACGTGGCATGGCCGCCCACGAAGTGGAGGCGGTGTCCGTGGCGGCTGACGTAGCCCACCACGCGGCCGGGCACGCCCACCACCAGCGCGTAGTCCGGCACGCTGCGGGACACCACGGCGCCGGCGCCCACGAAGCTGTAGCGCCCCAGCGTGACGCCACACACGATGGTGGCGTTGGCGCCCACCGAGCAGCCACGGCGCAGGAGCGTGGGCTCGTACAGGCTGCGCCGGTCCACCTGGGCGCGCGGGTTGGTCACGTTGGTGAGCACGCACG belongs to Sandaracinaceae bacterium and includes:
- a CDS encoding O-antigen ligase family protein, which translates into the protein MGVHVALAPLMLAGAFSWGLATSAVSSVILLFAVVLSDRARPLPWSPGMAALLALGAVTVLQTVPLPIALVQALSPLAADDALHVAAMLGDPAPSWVPLSRDPGRTRLSMLLGLNVICTVLALSLLVERQRPRGFMRAIALACSVVVVVSLGHAALGATTVFGVYQPVVGGRVFGPIINVNHLSAFAALTTLLCLGLGIQEEPGARKSMALFAATMAACLALLTTSRGGALSLLIATGIAVQLSRRAGARVEIVQKLVLGALVIAALVGLGLLLFRVRETQGLNDIERLDLLRRGGELALDHWIAGAGRGAFEPAFMYRSTFLARYTHPENILIQYGTEFGIPVTVLAIAWFARGTFSALRTSQTSAALGAGVLVMLFLHDLFDFALELPGVAVPAAACAGIAWTRAHAARKSAYYVWGIATLAALGVAALVVRLPVDDPATTRARLQAGSLSTAALAEIEREVATLHPADGLLTASLGHAYAERGSPRAGRWLNRSMYLAPEWAEPHRLAALWLVRMGRPDQALIEVREADRLHAGAGTPALCEVLARDADVEHIRRASVDAESLAETVARARACAGVSADFRVALDALLVAEGTDDFGAHARHLTAMARTQPSDARAGAEALRAAHPEDPAAIAVWMDILILVDPAAALAARDQPSLPDGTRWNLVRLASEARDLEVVDDIVRVMRRDAAGQSSALAAIDARHGQVLVDIGHPEEGIALIRSSIDLDPSGPGAAILLQISVRDGRIGLARSASQHVCRQAGRESPQCQSAEQQVSRLTASSPRGLAPVPR
- a CDS encoding glycosyltransferase family 4 protein → MRPRLLMVIAEDWYFWSHRLHIAQAAQRAGYDVGLATAQGDLQPRIEAEGFRYFPIRLDRGSTNPLAEARSVASVTAVMVRFRPDVVHLVAHKLVLYGSIAAALTRAPAVVCAVAGMGYLFMGDGLKRQVLRGVVQQAYGGLVKRGGRVSVILQNPDDQRELAAAGMIDPAQVTMICGSGVDTERFAPAPEPGGVPIVMTHSRMLVDKGIGEIAEAARILRDRGVPVRFRLVGDPDAQNPSTIPPETLRAWHDEGLVEHLGRRADIPEQLAACHIACLPSYREGAPLSLIEAAAAGRPIVSADVPGCREIVRDGDNGYLVPVRDGLALAIAIEKLVTDPALRQRMGQRSRERALAEWSRAHVAEATLQVYAAQLGRHPRGRSALRRLSTT
- a CDS encoding DegT/DnrJ/EryC1/StrS family aminotransferase encodes the protein MKVPLLDVTRIPADLQARLEARAIEVLRSGEYILGPAVSAFERDCERVLEVPHALGVSNGSDAILMLLMALGIGPGDEVIVPSYTFFATAGAVSRLGGTPVFADSCVDTLNLDPAQVSRLITARTRAIIPVHLFGLAADLAGLRSVAGELPILEDAAQSFLARYGGRPVGSIETAGAHSFFPSKNLGGFGDGGLVTTRDPAMAERLRILRAHGSEPKYHHAVVGGNFRLDALQAALLHVKLPLVEAELAGRRQNAARYAEAFAALSELRLPPAHPEHTYNQYVVRFPDRVTRDHVQRSLSQAGVGTAIYYPIPLHRQVCFADVAAGAVCPVADEAAATSLALPIFAALREDEQGYVVDSLRSALRPRG
- a CDS encoding N-acetyltransferase, producing the protein MSGAVIGRDCNLGQNCFVASGVQLGDRVKIQNNVSLYAGTVVEDEVFLGPSCVLTNVTNPRAQVDRRSLYEPTLLRRGCSVGANATIVCGVTLGRYSFVGAGAVVSRSVPDYALVVGVPGRVVGYVSRHGHRLHFVGGHATCPESGLRYVDETSGVRCLDLHEDAPLPEHLARGERAHDDWKPGAITERGEGEA